AGGCTGTGGCGCTGTGCGAGGAGCTGGAACCAGATCTTGTGCTGATGGACTTGGAGATGCCGAATATGGACGGGATTACTGCGACAAAACGAATAAAGGAAAAATGGCCCGGTATTCGTGTCCTTGTCCTGTCTACGTTTCAAGATACTGAAAAAGCCAAGGAAATCATGCGCAGTGGTGCAGACGGATATCTTTTGAAATCGATCGATTCACGAGAGCTTGCGGAAACGATTCGCCTCGTCCATCGCGGTGGTACGATGATTGCACAGGACCTGTTTCATAAAATGCTGGATGCACAGCCAGCAAGCGAACAGGAAGATTTGCTCGGTGCACCGAAACTAAGCGAAAAAGACGAGAATGCTTATGGTTTAACGAAGCGGGAGCAGGAGATTTTGCAGATGCTTTCCCAAGGCATGCGTTATAAAACAATTGCTTCCAAGCTGTATTTGTCAGACGGGACCGTGCGTAACTATGCGTCTGCTCTGTATGACAAGCTCGGCGTGCGGAATCGGGATGACGCGGTACAAAAAGGGAAAATGGAAGGACTTCTGTAACGTGTGATAGCCAGGGAGAGTAGGCCCTGGTTTTTTTGTATAGGTCATTTGACAGCTATTTACAGATAGTTGTATATTAAACTATCAAATGAACCCCCCTATATATAAACAACTCTTCTATCCAAACTCCACGAGGAGGAATGACACGATGGAAATGTCTATCACAAGAGGACTCTCAGAATTAAAGTTACTCGATAAACGAATTCAAAAAGGAATCAATGAAACGACTTTCATGTCTTCGGCCATTGGACCTAAGCCAGTAACTGGTTACACGTCAACAGAACTGTATGTGGAAACAACAGAGCGCAACTACCAATCCACCATTGATTTAATAAAAAGAAGACAAAAAATTAAGTCGCTGATCGTCGAGTCCAACGCAAAGACGATGGTAACGATAAGCGGCAAGAAAATGACAGTTGCCGAAGCAATCGAGCGAAAAACCTCCATTCAATATGAGAAATCACTGCTGGAGAAAATGAGAAGAGATTACAACCACGCTGTCATGCAGGTTGAAGAGAAAAATGAAGAAGTACAGCTGCGATTGGAAAAGCTGCTCGAAGCGAACTTTGGCAAAGACTCCAAGGTGAAGGATACGGAAATGGAAGCGATCTCCAAACCGTTTAAAGAACAAAATGAAGCGAAGCTCGTAGACCCCTTGAAGCTGAAAGAGAAAATGGATACGCTTAGTAAAGAAATTGACGAGTTTGAGTGTGAAGTCGATTTTATATTAAGCGAATCCAATACGATTACCAAAATCAATCTTGTGGATTAACAGTGTGATTTGCTAATCATTTGAATAGCTGATAAACGAGAGTCCCTTGCCTGGTGGGTTAACCAGGCCATCCTAAAATTATTTGGTGAATATGCGGATGAAAGCTCAAAGCTTAGCGCTCAGATTTCAAACCTTACGTATCAAAGCTCTTTAGGCTCAAAGATCAGGACTTAGGCGTTAAGACTCGATGAAATCTTGGAGTACTGGTCCCAAAACGTGCACTCTCTGGACTTTTCAGCAACCACCAAGCTAAATGGTTAGCAACTAGCACCATACAAAGTAGAGATATGTTGAGAGAAGATTCTCAGCGAACCTCTACTTTTTTATTTTTTAAACGAAACGGTTAAGAGCTAGCATAGATATGTCGATACAAATAGGAAGAAAAGGAAATATATTGATTGTGCCATACAAGGAAAGTCAGGGAGTGAAGTAATGGAATTTGAGTTTCATGTTACCTTCAACGATCTACAACTTGATGAAAAGGAAGCTTTTATCGATCTCTGCCAATCGCAACATGTGAAACCGGTCATGATCGTTTTGGATCAGGGAAATTACATCAATCAACCGATGATAACAGGAGTAATCAAGCGAGCAGATTTTCATGAAGCGAATATAGAGATGGAAAAGGTTGCAGCTACGTTTCAAAACAACGGTTTTACCATCGTCCGAAAAAAAGTAGAGATTTCTCCAAAGGAAGAAACGTACTTTCACCAGCCCATCCTAAAAAACTCGAAGCCTTACTTCGAATGGCATGGCAAAGTACAGGTCGATGATGTCGATGCGTTACGAAATTTATGTGAGGATCATGGCGGGCATATTTCGAGAAACTCATTGAATGCGAATGGAAAGGTGAGATTCATCACTGTCCGAGAATATGAGAGCCCGAAACAGTTTTACGATCGAGTAGAAATGATACATACCATATTGCAAGCAAATCAGATCGAGTTAATCAAAGAACAATACGAACTATGTATTTATGACAGCCGAGAAGAACTGGACAGCGGCTGGATATCCTAATTTTTAAGATGGAGGATCATGATGATAACATATGATGATGTAGCAGAGTTAGAATATGAGGCGAGAGAGCTAGTAGTTTTGGAAGCACTGTTGAGAAGAATTGCTCTTGTGAATATGCCCTTTGTATTAAAAGGCAGCCTTCTCACCAGACAATATTTGGACAACCGAGAGATTCGGGACGCGGATGATATTGACTTATTGTATGCGGGGAAGATCAGGGACGTCGAGCACGCCCATGAAGTATTTACACAATGGATGATTCAAGTAACCGAAATGGATCTGAACGACGGCGTCGTGTTTAGAAGCTTTCGTGAAAATGCCTTTTGGAGATATATCGATTACGCAATGGCAGATGATTTTCCGACGATAAATACGGATATTGCCTATTATTTCAAAGGCCAAACAAGGGAAGCGAATGATTATAACGAGCTTGATCTTGATATTTCGTTTAACCTGGAAATGGAAGCAGACCCAGTTCCGCTACAGTACCAACCTGCTTTCGGGGAAAGCTTTCTGGTTCCGTACACTGTGCCTCTGTCCATCCAGGTTGCTTGGAAGCTGCATCAAACAATTGTCAGACCGAGGTTTAAAGACTTGTACGATTTGAAATTTTTACTCGCTCACCCGTCCTATGACAACGATGCGCTCAAGGCAACATTACAGGCGCTCGTGAACGAATGCAGTATCGATCCATCTATTAAAAATGCGGATATGAAAAAGGTGCTTGTTGATGATTTGCATTACATATACGATTCGTTAACCTACGATTACGACTTGAGAAAATATGCGGGCAGCATGGATCGTGGCCTCTATTTTACGCAGTTTGTCAGTGATTTGCGTAAAAAGATGGATTTTGCCGGGATTAATGGGGAAGCGTTTGAAAGTTTGCCAAGTCCAACACCCCAAAAATTGTAACAGGATAATAAATGAAGTAGGCTTGTTCCTTCTGTTAGGGTAGAAGGAGTGAGCTTTTTTTATGGGATACAAGATTAATGATGAAATTGGTCGGAACATTCCCCATCAACATCAATGAATAATACCCTACATTAACCCAAATACAATTGCACAGCAGCTCGTGAAACAAAATGCGCGAGACAACAGGAAAAGGTGAAAGTAGTAACGAAAATGGCAATATCCCGTGAATCCGCAATTGCACGGAGATTCAGGGGATACTAATCGTGGATTGTGTACGAAATCTCGCGTTTTTGGTTTGAAGCTGAGCGGCAGTCTTGGACGATATGATCACGTTATCCTGCCGCTGTTTTCTGTTATCAATACCAATGATTATCCCAAAAAAGCAATAGAACGCTTCACTTTCCTGGCAAATGCAATGGGATTATCAATTGACTCCCAATGAATATACATAAGACGCGGGTTGTCAAAGAGCCAGTGATTATGGACTGCTGTTACCTTTATCCCGTTTTTGCGAAGGTTTGACAATAAACGGTTTACTTGGTTTTGGAAGAGAGCCGTTTCCCCTAAACATAGTGCACGTCCCGAACTGTTCAAGGATTCGAATGAGAACAATTGATAGCGGACCAATGGAGATGTGGTTTTTCTGCCTAATATAGACGCATTGAATACTCTATTTCTGGAGACGAAACAAACGGGACCTCTTGTAATTTCATGCTCTGTTCCACCTAAAATGGCTGAAAATCGGTTACACAGTCTTCTAAACTGGGGACTTGCCTTTGCTTTTGCATTTACTTTGCCCATATCCGTCATCCTTTCGATTATGATGAAATGAAAACTTCATGGCTCCACCATGTTAACCCAGGAATGCGATGGACTCTTTGGTTTTCCTAGCGAATACGATAGGGTTTTCTATCGCTTCCCAATGCATGTACATTAAGCGCGGGTTTTCTTTTAGCCAGTGGTTGTGAAGTGCGGTCACTTTAATTCCGCGCTTGCGGAGATTCGACATCAAGCGGTTCACCTGATTTTGGTGAACGGCAGTCTCTCCCAAACAAAGGGCACGACCCGACTTATCAAGGGATTCAAACGAAAACATTTGAGCTCGAACTAAAGGAGATAGCGTTCGTCTTCCTAAGATGGTTTCTCGAAGATTTGTAAGCCGCATGACAAAACAAACCGGCCCACTGTCAATTTCCGACTCGCCCCCTAATATTCTTCCAAATCGGGTACAGAGTCTTTTGAATTGTGGGCTAACCTTCGTTTTCGCTTTATGCGCCATAGTAATCCTCCTTTTGTCAATCTAGAAATAGCTTATGATTGACAGAAAAAAGGGAAATGAGTAATTTGTGGTTTTTTACATGAAAAAGACACAGATTTCATTCCAGAGCTTTAGCAATACGTGGAGCTAGTTGTATAAGCTCGTCCAGCTTGTAGAAAAGATGGACTGTCATGAAAAGAATAGAATCGCCCGATTGACCACATACTACAAACGCTATATCTATACCATGAGAGGTGGAGCGTCCGGATGAGTATGACAATGAGTCGGCCCGTGACCGACGTACTTAATAAACAAGTTGCCAACTGGTCTGTGCTGTATATGAAGCTGCATCATTATCACTGGTTTGTCAAAGGACCGAATTTCTTTACCCTGCATGAAAAATTTGAGGAGCTATACAACGAGGCAGCCAAAAATGTGGATGAGCTGGCAGAACGGCTGTTAACGGTTGGGGGCAAGCCTGTTTCGACGTTGAAGGCCTGTATGGAGCAGGCTTCCATTAAGGAAGCGACAGGTGGAGAGTCTGCGGATCAGATGGTAGAGGCAGTCGTGAACGATTTTACACTCCTGATCAAAGAACTCAAAGAAGGTATTACAGCCGCGGAAGCAGGGGACGATGAAGCGACTGGCGATATGTTCTTAGGGATCATGGACAGCTTGCAAAAGCATGTGTGGATGCTGCAAGCCCACTTGGGAAAATAACAAGAAATTCTTTTATAAGCAAAGCTGATGCCATGGGGTATCGGCTTTTTTCCTATGTACTCATGAAGGCAAAGTGCAGAGCTGGTCTGATTTAGGGCAACCCCCTTGTTCCCAAGAAAGACATGCTGGTGTAAACTAACCTTGTGTGAAATAAAGTAAGCACTTTCATGATGGAAAGGATGTACATTCCCATGGCATCACCCTATGTTACATTTAATCGCGGGCAGTGGAGTGCTCTGCGGGCTTCCACGCCGTTGACCATATCTGATAACGAGCTTTCCCTTTTGCAGGGCTTAAACGAGAAAATGTCCATGACCGAAGTCTCCGACATTTACCTTCCGTTGTCCCGTCTGCTGAATTTGTATGTCGGGGGCACGCAGGAGCTGTACCAGGCGACTCACACTTTTTTAGGGAACCAGGATGGCAAGGTTCCATTCATTATCGGTATCGCAGGCAGTGTGGCTGTAGGCAAAAGCACAACGGCTCGCATTTTGCAGACGCTGTTGTCCCGCTGGCCGAATCATCCGAAGGTGGATTTGGTAACGACCGACGGGTTCCTGTATCCGAACAAGGTCCTAGAAGACAGAGGAATCATGAAGCGCAAGGGATTCCCGGAGAGTTATGACTTGCGCCGCTTTATCAATTTTTTATCCGATGTAAAATCGGGTTTGCCTGAAGTGAAAGCACCAGTTTATTCCCACCTTGTATATGACATCGTGCCAGATGAATGGCAGACCGTCAGACAGCCTGACATTTTGATTGTTGAAGGCTTGAATGTGCTGCAACCGCCTAGAGGTGACGAAAACGATACTCGTATTTCCGAGGTCATTGTTTCGGATTTCTTTGACTTCACGATCTACGTACACGCGGAAGAGAAGCACATCCTGCAATGGTATGTAGAGCGGTTCAAGCTGCTGCGTCAGACTGCGTTCTCCGATCCATCCTCGTATTTCAAGCGTTACGCGAGTTTGTCTGATGAGGAGGCGACTAAGGTGGCCACCGGTATTTGGACGGAGATCAATGGAGCTAACCTGCGTCAAAACATTTTGCCGACGCGTGTTCGCGCTCAATTGATTTTGGACAAGGGGCAGGATCATAGGGTACAAAGCGTGAAGCTGCGCAAGCTGTAAATAAAAAGGTGGAGGACGGTTGTCATGAAAGTGATTAGCGCCTGTTTGATCGGCTGTGAATGCCGTTACGATCAGAAGTCATGCTTGAACCAAGAGCTGGAGCAATTGCTCCGGGAAGGAAAGGCCATTCCCGTCTGTCCTGAACAGCTGGGAGGCTTGCCAACACCACGACCGCCAGCCGAAATCATCGGGGGTACGGGAGATGATGTTCTGGATGGCAAAGCACGCATCATAGACGACACTGGCCGAGACGTTACCGAGGAATTTTTGATGGGGGCGAACCAAGCACTGAAGCTGGCGAAAACGGTTGGAGCCACATCTGCTATCTTAAAAGAAAACAGCCCGTCCTGTGGGAGCTCCTTCGTTTACGATGGCAGCTTTTCCGGGAAAAAAGTGCCGGGTGTCGGGCTGACGGCAGCGCTGTTTCGCAGAAACGGGATTGAGGTAACATCTGAGGTGAAAACATCTAATGAATAACAAAGGGGGGCGCGATGAATAGCGTCCCCCTTTACAATCTGCTCATATAATAAGCGGTCTCTTCAAGCAACTCCTGTATTTTGAACCAAGAACGCCAAAGAGAAAAACTGAAGAAGACACATGCAACAAATGCTAACGCAGGAAGGCTATGATCGCGAATAACATTTCGCAGTATAAACCAAACGGACAGTATGTACGACAAGATTAGGAAATAAAAGATGACATTGCGCTCTTCTCGAATGAGCAGATCGATTTTATCCTCCAGTAATGAAAACTCCAGTTGGTTGTCTTTGTGCATTTGTTGGCGATCCACTCGAGCGTCTGAGGTTGCAAAGCTGTACAGCTCTATTTCTTTCCTGTTTGGTTCCTTGATAAATTCCACTTGAAACATTACACCTGTAAAAATCGATCGTTTCATGTACAGATTGTCGGTATAGAGGCGATTTTGATTTTCCCATACTTGCAAGATAATAAACGAAGCAATGAATAGTGTGAAGACAATCATCAATTTCCAGTACGGTATCGGTACTATCTTTTTTCGAAAAGAACGATCTAGCTCCATACGATCAAATCCTTTGAAATATTTTCCATATAATACCACAAAAAAGACCCTTCACGAAGCATAATGCCTGATAGAAGGGTCTTCCTGCCTTTTACAACTCCTTCAACAACCTCTCCAGCTTCTTCTGCTGTTCTTTCCGCTTCTTTTTCGCAATCCGGTCTTCTTCTTGCAACGCCATGACAAGGGAGAAGCACATCAAGACCATGATGACGGTAAAAGGCAGTGCTGCCACTATGGAGGCTGTCTGTAGGCCTTCCAAGCCGCCGCTTAACAACAGAACAATCGCGATAGCGGATTGGAGGACGCCCCAGGTGATTTTTACCCGATTCGACGGGTCCAGGTTGCCATCAGAAGACAGCATGCCGAGCACGAAAATAGCGGAATCCGCTGATGTAATAAAAAAGGTGATGATTAACAGAATCGCAACGACAGCGAGAATGTACCCCATAGGCAACTGCTCCAGGGCGAGGAACAACGCAGTCGATATGTCACTTTGTACCGCCGCCCCTATAGGCGCTTGATCAAAAATTTCGAGATGAAGAGCAGTCCCGCCAAACACCGAAAACCAAATGAAGCTTAACAAACTCGGAACGAGCATCACGCAAATGACGAATTCCTTGATCGTGCGACCTTTGGAGACGCGTGCGATAAACATGCCGACGAACGGCGCCCAGGCAATCCACCACGACCAGTAAAACAGCGTCCAGTTGGCTACCCATGTCCCTTGTGTAAAAGGGGTCAGTCGCAAGCTCATCGAGATGAGATTGTTCAAATAACTGCCCAGCGTACTGGTGAAGGCGTCAAAAATAAATGAGGTTGGTCCCAGTACGAGCGTTAGCAGGAGGAGCAACAAAGCGAATACGAGATTCGTAT
This genomic stretch from Brevibacillus brevis harbors:
- the coaA gene encoding type I pantothenate kinase — its product is MASPYVTFNRGQWSALRASTPLTISDNELSLLQGLNEKMSMTEVSDIYLPLSRLLNLYVGGTQELYQATHTFLGNQDGKVPFIIGIAGSVAVGKSTTARILQTLLSRWPNHPKVDLVTTDGFLYPNKVLEDRGIMKRKGFPESYDLRRFINFLSDVKSGLPEVKAPVYSHLVYDIVPDEWQTVRQPDILIVEGLNVLQPPRGDENDTRISEVIVSDFFDFTIYVHAEEKHILQWYVERFKLLRQTAFSDPSSYFKRYASLSDEEATKVATGIWTEINGANLRQNILPTRVRAQLILDKGQDHRVQSVKLRKL
- a CDS encoding glycine betaine uptake BCCT transporter codes for the protein MTFLISLVIVFVIVLFGAISPELFASAASHVLKVTTTNFGWFYLIVTFGFLIFCIFLAFSRYGQIPLGSDDDEPEYSLPTWFAMLFSAGMGIGLVFWGVAEPISHYFAPPAGVTGQTTEAAQTALRYAFFHWGLHPWGIYALIALSLSYFQFRKGAKGLISSTFGPLLGERIHGPLGKGIDILAVIATAFGVATSLGLGTLQINGGLSHLFGLPSSTTVQIVIISIITVLFLLSATTGLDRGIKYLSNTNLVFALLLLLLTLVLGPTSFIFDAFTSTLGSYLNNLISMSLRLTPFTQGTWVANWTLFYWSWWIAWAPFVGMFIARVSKGRTIKEFVICVMLVPSLLSFIWFSVFGGTALHLEIFDQAPIGAAVQSDISTALFLALEQLPMGYILAVVAILLIITFFITSADSAIFVLGMLSSDGNLDPSNRVKITWGVLQSAIAIVLLLSGGLEGLQTASIVAALPFTVIMVLMCFSLVMALQEEDRIAKKKRKEQQKKLERLLKEL
- a CDS encoding DUF1259 domain-containing protein, with amino-acid sequence MAHKAKTKVSPQFKRLCTRFGRILGGESEIDSGPVCFVMRLTNLRETILGRRTLSPLVRAQMFSFESLDKSGRALCLGETAVHQNQVNRLMSNLRKRGIKVTALHNHWLKENPRLMYMHWEAIENPIVFARKTKESIAFLG
- a CDS encoding DUF1259 domain-containing protein, whose product is MGKVNAKAKASPQFRRLCNRFSAILGGTEHEITRGPVCFVSRNRVFNASILGRKTTSPLVRYQLFSFESLNSSGRALCLGETALFQNQVNRLLSNLRKNGIKVTAVHNHWLFDNPRLMYIHWESIDNPIAFARKVKRSIAFLG
- a CDS encoding Dps family protein; the protein is MSMTMSRPVTDVLNKQVANWSVLYMKLHHYHWFVKGPNFFTLHEKFEELYNEAAKNVDELAERLLTVGGKPVSTLKACMEQASIKEATGGESADQMVEAVVNDFTLLIKELKEGITAAEAGDDEATGDMFLGIMDSLQKHVWMLQAHLGK
- a CDS encoding nucleotidyl transferase AbiEii/AbiGii toxin family protein — translated: MMITYDDVAELEYEARELVVLEALLRRIALVNMPFVLKGSLLTRQYLDNREIRDADDIDLLYAGKIRDVEHAHEVFTQWMIQVTEMDLNDGVVFRSFRENAFWRYIDYAMADDFPTINTDIAYYFKGQTREANDYNELDLDISFNLEMEADPVPLQYQPAFGESFLVPYTVPLSIQVAWKLHQTIVRPRFKDLYDLKFLLAHPSYDNDALKATLQALVNECSIDPSIKNADMKKVLVDDLHYIYDSLTYDYDLRKYAGSMDRGLYFTQFVSDLRKKMDFAGINGEAFESLPSPTPQKL
- a CDS encoding DUF523 domain-containing protein encodes the protein MKVISACLIGCECRYDQKSCLNQELEQLLREGKAIPVCPEQLGGLPTPRPPAEIIGGTGDDVLDGKARIIDDTGRDVTEEFLMGANQALKLAKTVGATSAILKENSPSCGSSFVYDGSFSGKKVPGVGLTAALFRRNGIEVTSEVKTSNE